A genomic region of Caulobacter vibrioides contains the following coding sequences:
- a CDS encoding TraB/GumN family protein gives MMIASAALALSLALAQTASPSIALGAAPAQDESAVVAELTIVAKPPGPAVWLVEKDGAKLYILGSAPPLPHQLKWQSPRLNKALDKASLVLLPPEAAVGVTQVAGFVLKLGGGLRQPLGKALEDQLPPDLKARFVESRTQARKGGGEYKNWKPAVAGFLLLSDFRQAAGLSEAKPVSTIERMAKARKLKVKAVGQYRMSAVTAIAGKLSPEDQLYCLRVALDEVAYDGAHSTTIGRDWAEGDLASVRARYRASAAQRCLTHVPGGAALLERGLVQTADAMAEALKRPGVTVAVVDLGFLLPADGVLDRLKAQGATITSPVE, from the coding sequence TTGATGATCGCGTCCGCCGCTCTGGCTCTTTCCCTGGCGCTTGCGCAGACCGCCTCGCCGTCCATCGCGCTCGGCGCCGCCCCGGCCCAGGACGAAAGCGCCGTCGTCGCTGAATTGACGATCGTCGCCAAGCCGCCAGGGCCGGCGGTGTGGCTGGTCGAGAAGGACGGGGCCAAGCTCTACATTCTGGGCTCGGCCCCGCCGCTGCCGCATCAGCTGAAATGGCAAAGCCCACGCCTGAACAAGGCGCTGGACAAGGCGAGCCTCGTCCTTTTGCCCCCCGAGGCGGCCGTGGGCGTCACCCAGGTGGCCGGGTTCGTCCTCAAGCTGGGCGGCGGTCTGCGCCAGCCACTGGGCAAGGCGCTCGAGGACCAGCTGCCGCCGGATCTGAAAGCGCGCTTTGTCGAGTCCCGCACCCAGGCGCGCAAGGGGGGCGGCGAGTACAAGAACTGGAAGCCGGCGGTCGCCGGGTTCCTGCTGCTGTCTGATTTCCGTCAGGCCGCCGGCCTGTCCGAGGCCAAGCCCGTCAGCACGATCGAGCGCATGGCCAAGGCGCGCAAGCTGAAGGTCAAGGCGGTGGGGCAGTACCGAATGAGCGCGGTCACCGCCATCGCGGGCAAGCTCTCGCCCGAGGACCAGCTCTATTGCCTGCGCGTGGCCCTGGACGAGGTCGCCTATGACGGCGCCCATTCCACCACGATCGGGCGCGACTGGGCGGAGGGCGATCTGGCCTCGGTGCGCGCGCGTTACCGCGCCAGCGCCGCGCAGCGGTGCCTGACCCACGTTCCGGGTGGCGCGGCCTTGCTGGAGAGGGGCCTTGTCCAGACCGCCGACGCCATGGCCGAAGCGCTGAAGCGACCGGGGGTCACCGTGGCGGTGGTGGATCTTGGCTTCCTGCTGCCGGCCGACGGGGTCCTGGACCGCCTGAAGGCGCAGGGCGCGACGATCACCTCGCCTGTCGAATAG
- a CDS encoding M3 family metallopeptidase, producing MQRRTFLASAAVTGAVVAAHPGLALAQSANPLIQTWAGPFGGVPAFDKVKVADFKPALEAAMARNLAEIDAITANKAAPTFENTIGALEDAGRMLNDVQTYYGIWGSNMSTPDFQKVEEEMDPALSAHYDKINQNAALFARIQAVYDSPDKAKLTPEQQRVLWIYYTNFVRSGAKLSPEAKARVGAINTELAGLYTKFSQNLLADENTWIELSEADLAGLPEGLKAAAASNAATRKLLGKHVIVNTRSSVDPFLTESPVRAAREKIWRAFVNRGDNGGATDNNAIIRKILKLRVERAKLLGYKTHAHWRLENAMAKTPENAMALMEAVWKPAIAQVAIDVADMQAIIDKEGGGFKLEPWDYRFYAEKVRKAKYDLDMNEVKPYLQLDKLREGMFWASGQLYGFEFKKLEGIPVFHQDVTVYEVTRGGKHVGLWYFDPYARPGKRSGAWMNAYRTQERFKRETTTIVSNNSNFIKGKPGEPVLISWDDAVTLFHEFGHAIHGLNANATYPSVSGTAVARDYVEFPSQLNEHWLSTPQVLNQFALHYQTGKPIPADLVKKIEAAGKFGQGFGTTEYLASALIDMKLHLAGDVDIDPDAFEREELTKLNMPKEIVMRHRTPQFGHVFSGDGYSAGYYSYLWSDTLTADAADAFAEAPGGFYDKAVAKRLYEDIMAKGNTIDPVEQFRAFRGRDVKIGALMRKRGFPVPPGA from the coding sequence GTGCAACGTCGTACCTTTCTCGCCTCGGCCGCTGTCACCGGCGCGGTGGTCGCCGCCCATCCCGGCCTAGCCCTCGCGCAGAGCGCCAATCCCCTGATCCAGACGTGGGCAGGCCCCTTCGGCGGCGTGCCCGCCTTTGACAAGGTGAAGGTCGCTGACTTCAAGCCGGCGCTCGAGGCGGCCATGGCCAGGAACCTGGCCGAGATCGATGCGATCACCGCCAACAAGGCCGCGCCGACCTTCGAAAACACCATCGGCGCGCTGGAAGACGCCGGCCGGATGCTGAACGACGTCCAGACCTATTACGGGATCTGGGGCTCGAACATGAGCACACCGGATTTCCAGAAGGTCGAGGAGGAGATGGATCCGGCGCTCTCGGCCCACTACGACAAGATCAACCAGAACGCCGCGCTCTTCGCCCGCATCCAGGCCGTCTACGACTCGCCCGACAAGGCCAAGCTGACGCCCGAGCAGCAGCGCGTGCTGTGGATCTACTACACCAACTTCGTGCGGTCGGGCGCGAAGCTGTCGCCCGAGGCCAAGGCCCGGGTCGGCGCGATCAACACCGAGTTGGCCGGCCTCTACACCAAGTTCAGCCAGAACCTCTTGGCCGACGAGAACACCTGGATCGAGCTCAGCGAGGCCGACCTGGCCGGCCTGCCCGAGGGCCTCAAGGCCGCCGCCGCCTCGAACGCCGCGACGCGCAAGCTTCTTGGCAAGCATGTGATCGTCAACACCCGCTCCAGCGTCGACCCCTTCCTGACCGAGTCGCCGGTGCGCGCCGCGCGCGAGAAGATCTGGCGCGCCTTCGTCAATCGTGGCGACAACGGCGGGGCGACCGACAACAACGCCATCATCCGCAAGATCCTGAAGCTGCGCGTCGAGCGAGCCAAGCTCCTGGGCTACAAGACCCACGCTCACTGGCGCCTCGAGAACGCCATGGCCAAGACGCCGGAAAACGCCATGGCGCTGATGGAGGCGGTCTGGAAGCCGGCGATCGCCCAGGTGGCGATCGATGTCGCCGACATGCAGGCGATCATCGACAAGGAGGGTGGCGGGTTCAAGCTGGAGCCCTGGGACTACCGCTTCTACGCCGAGAAGGTGCGCAAGGCGAAGTACGACCTCGATATGAACGAGGTGAAGCCGTACCTGCAGCTGGACAAGCTGCGGGAGGGCATGTTCTGGGCCTCGGGCCAGCTCTATGGCTTCGAGTTCAAGAAGCTGGAGGGCATTCCGGTCTTCCACCAGGACGTCACGGTCTATGAGGTGACGCGCGGCGGCAAGCATGTGGGCCTGTGGTACTTCGACCCCTACGCCCGTCCCGGCAAGCGCTCGGGCGCGTGGATGAACGCCTACCGCACCCAGGAGCGGTTCAAGCGCGAGACCACCACGATCGTCTCGAACAACTCCAACTTCATCAAGGGTAAGCCCGGCGAGCCCGTGCTGATCTCGTGGGATGACGCGGTCACGCTGTTCCACGAATTCGGCCATGCCATCCATGGCCTGAACGCCAATGCGACCTATCCGTCGGTGTCGGGCACGGCCGTGGCGCGCGACTATGTCGAATTCCCCAGCCAGCTGAACGAGCACTGGCTGTCGACCCCGCAGGTGCTGAACCAGTTCGCTCTGCACTATCAGACCGGCAAGCCGATCCCGGCGGATCTCGTCAAGAAGATCGAGGCCGCTGGCAAGTTTGGTCAGGGCTTCGGCACGACCGAGTATCTGGCCAGCGCCCTGATCGACATGAAGCTGCACCTGGCCGGCGATGTGGACATCGATCCGGACGCGTTCGAGCGCGAGGAACTGACCAAGCTGAACATGCCCAAGGAGATCGTCATGCGGCACCGTACGCCGCAGTTCGGCCACGTGTTCTCGGGCGATGGCTATTCGGCCGGCTACTACAGCTACCTGTGGTCCGACACCCTGACAGCCGACGCTGCGGACGCCTTCGCCGAGGCGCCGGGCGGCTTCTACGACAAGGCCGTCGCCAAGCGCCTCTACGAAGACATCATGGCCAAGGGCAACACGATCGATCCGGTCGAACAGTTCCGCGCCTTCCGGGGCCGTGACGTCAAGATCGGCGCCCTGATGCGCAAGCGCGGCTTCCCGGTTCCGCCGGGGGCCTGA
- a CDS encoding glutamate racemase — MIGVFDSGVGGLSVHRALVQRLPQADFTYLADQANAPYGVRTGEDIVALTRDGCVRLFERGANLVVLACNTASAIALRRLQQTWLPGYRREIGRPVNILGIIVPTIEKATGLPWEHEAERRGEKVQQLDILGVFATQATVRSRVYEIEIDKRKQDLAVFSEACPDLVPLIEGDASAVDLAQAVEARVQALKTRIGRHPDRVVLGCTHYQIIADIFRAALPAGTPLIQQPEATAEGLALYLERHPEYDPGTGTSRVFLTTGTPGPQNGLVQSFWGGPLAFEAA; from the coding sequence ATGATCGGCGTCTTTGACTCTGGCGTAGGCGGCCTCTCGGTCCACCGCGCCCTCGTGCAGCGTCTGCCCCAGGCGGACTTCACCTATCTGGCCGACCAGGCCAACGCGCCCTACGGCGTTCGGACCGGCGAGGACATCGTCGCGCTGACCAGGGATGGCTGCGTGCGTCTGTTCGAGCGCGGCGCAAACCTGGTGGTTCTGGCCTGCAACACCGCGTCAGCCATCGCCCTGCGCCGCCTGCAACAGACCTGGCTGCCGGGCTATCGCAGGGAGATCGGCCGCCCGGTCAATATCCTCGGCATCATCGTGCCGACGATCGAAAAGGCCACGGGCCTGCCCTGGGAGCACGAGGCCGAGCGGCGCGGTGAGAAGGTCCAGCAACTGGACATCCTGGGCGTCTTCGCCACCCAGGCCACGGTGCGCTCGCGTGTCTATGAGATCGAAATCGACAAACGCAAACAGGATCTGGCGGTGTTCTCCGAGGCCTGCCCGGATCTGGTGCCGCTGATCGAAGGCGACGCCAGCGCCGTCGACCTGGCCCAGGCGGTCGAGGCCCGTGTCCAGGCGCTGAAGACCCGTATCGGCCGCCATCCCGACCGCGTCGTGCTGGGCTGCACCCACTACCAGATCATCGCCGACATCTTCCGCGCCGCCCTGCCGGCCGGCACCCCGCTGATCCAGCAGCCGGAAGCGACGGCGGAGGGCCTGGCGCTCTATCTGGAGCGCCATCCCGAGTATGACCCGGGCACGGGCACGAGCCGCGTGTTCCTGACCACCGGGACGCCGGGCCCGCAGAACGGCCTGGTCCAGAGCTTCTGGGGCGGCCCGCTGGCGTTCGAGGCGGCTTAG
- a CDS encoding FtsK/SpoIIIE family DNA translocase — protein MSSETFMARAARRSTTELLWDAIRYGWVQPWTARFRGGIVTVVGAVLLLAIATYNATDPSFNAVTGEPARNALGGLGAAISDILMQSLGLSAWGIALLMLVFGVTRVAQADPDAERRDLRQRALIGALGLLALSAVLAAPPPPAIWQLEKGLGGFWGDSLLHMVAAVLSFAHIPGATIISAILFGVAAIAALGFAIGVREVDPDAIHAAVSNALQPRARPEPEPEPAPVAKPVRARREKTDPAPKRAGRLPPLEADDGDETPIAASQPAAAQRAYTPPPVAQDDEDDFEDSLDARPMAIAKPKTPVKESGREAREQQKAFDFEEDAGFQLPELAMLAKSKPRSSEVDAAALRQNARLLESVLAEFGVKGQIDQIRPGPVVTMYELVPAPGVKTARVVALADDIARSMSVISCRVAVAQGRNAIGIEMPNQRRETVYLRDLLSSADYEKASQILPMALGETIGGEPYIADLAKMPHLLIAGTTGSGKSVGVNAMILSILYKLPPEKCRFIMVDPKMLELSVYDGIPHLLAPVVTDPKKAVVALKWTVREMEDRYRRMSKIGVRNIGGYNEKANEAAAKGEHFERTVQTGFDDAGRPIYETEQIRPEPMPYLVVVIDEVADLMMVAGKDIEGAVQRLAQMARAAGIHLIMATQRPSVDVITGTIKANFPTRISFQVTSKIDARTILGEQGAEQLLGQGDMLYMAGGGRITRLHGPFVSDGEVEAVAKFLRDQGIPQYLEEVTAGGDEEQEEAIEGAFSGEGGANDLYDHAVAVVTRDRKASTSYIQRRLQIGYNRAASLMERMEKEGVVGAANHAGKREILAPPPPPL, from the coding sequence TTGAGTTCGGAGACTTTCATGGCGCGAGCCGCGCGGCGATCCACGACGGAGCTCCTTTGGGATGCGATCCGTTATGGCTGGGTCCAGCCCTGGACGGCCCGGTTCCGGGGCGGGATCGTCACCGTCGTCGGGGCGGTGCTGCTGCTTGCCATCGCCACCTACAACGCCACCGATCCCAGCTTCAACGCCGTGACGGGCGAGCCCGCCCGCAATGCGCTGGGCGGCCTGGGCGCGGCGATTTCCGATATCCTGATGCAGTCGCTGGGCCTGTCGGCCTGGGGCATTGCGCTGCTGATGCTGGTGTTCGGCGTGACCCGCGTGGCCCAAGCCGACCCGGACGCCGAACGCAGGGACCTGCGTCAACGGGCGCTGATCGGCGCCCTGGGCCTCTTGGCGCTGTCGGCCGTGTTGGCCGCGCCGCCGCCGCCTGCCATCTGGCAGCTGGAAAAGGGTCTGGGCGGTTTCTGGGGCGACTCCCTGCTGCACATGGTCGCCGCTGTCTTGAGCTTCGCCCACATCCCCGGCGCGACCATCATCTCGGCCATCCTGTTCGGCGTCGCCGCCATCGCCGCGCTCGGCTTCGCCATCGGCGTGCGTGAGGTCGACCCCGACGCCATCCACGCCGCTGTCAGCAACGCGCTGCAACCGCGCGCGCGCCCTGAGCCGGAACCGGAACCCGCACCGGTGGCCAAGCCGGTCCGCGCCAGACGCGAGAAGACCGACCCCGCGCCCAAGCGAGCCGGCCGCCTGCCCCCACTGGAGGCCGACGACGGCGACGAAACCCCGATCGCGGCGTCGCAACCGGCCGCCGCGCAACGCGCCTACACCCCGCCTCCCGTGGCCCAGGACGACGAGGACGACTTCGAGGACAGCCTGGACGCGCGGCCGATGGCCATCGCCAAGCCCAAGACGCCCGTGAAGGAGTCTGGCCGCGAGGCGCGCGAGCAGCAGAAGGCGTTCGACTTCGAGGAAGACGCCGGCTTCCAGCTGCCCGAACTGGCCATGCTGGCCAAGTCCAAGCCGCGCTCGTCCGAGGTGGACGCCGCGGCCCTGCGCCAGAACGCCCGCCTGCTGGAAAGCGTGCTGGCCGAGTTCGGCGTCAAGGGCCAGATCGACCAGATCCGCCCCGGCCCCGTGGTCACCATGTACGAACTGGTGCCCGCGCCGGGTGTCAAGACCGCCCGCGTCGTTGCGCTCGCCGATGACATCGCCCGCTCGATGAGCGTGATCTCGTGCCGCGTCGCCGTGGCCCAGGGCCGCAACGCCATCGGCATCGAAATGCCCAACCAGCGCCGCGAGACCGTCTATCTACGCGACCTGCTGTCCAGCGCCGACTACGAAAAGGCCAGCCAGATCCTGCCCATGGCGCTGGGTGAAACCATCGGCGGCGAGCCCTATATCGCCGACCTCGCCAAGATGCCCCACTTGCTGATCGCCGGCACCACCGGCTCGGGCAAGTCGGTCGGCGTCAACGCCATGATCCTGTCGATCCTGTACAAGCTGCCGCCCGAGAAGTGCCGCTTCATCATGGTCGATCCCAAGATGCTGGAGCTGAGCGTCTACGACGGCATCCCGCACCTTCTGGCGCCCGTCGTGACCGATCCGAAGAAGGCCGTCGTGGCCCTGAAATGGACCGTCCGCGAGATGGAGGACCGCTATCGGCGGATGTCCAAGATCGGCGTGCGCAACATCGGCGGCTACAACGAGAAGGCCAATGAAGCCGCCGCCAAGGGCGAGCACTTCGAGCGCACCGTGCAGACGGGCTTCGACGACGCCGGCCGTCCGATCTATGAGACCGAACAGATCCGTCCCGAGCCGATGCCCTATCTCGTCGTGGTCATCGACGAGGTGGCCGACCTGATGATGGTGGCCGGCAAGGACATCGAAGGCGCCGTGCAGCGTCTGGCCCAGATGGCCCGCGCCGCCGGCATCCACCTGATCATGGCCACCCAGCGCCCGTCGGTCGACGTCATCACCGGCACCATCAAGGCCAACTTCCCGACGCGGATCAGCTTCCAGGTCACCAGCAAGATCGACGCCCGCACCATCCTGGGCGAGCAGGGCGCCGAGCAGCTGCTGGGCCAGGGCGACATGCTCTACATGGCCGGCGGCGGTCGCATCACCCGCCTGCATGGCCCCTTTGTCTCCGACGGTGAAGTTGAGGCGGTGGCCAAGTTCCTGCGCGACCAGGGCATTCCGCAGTACCTGGAAGAGGTCACCGCCGGCGGCGACGAAGAACAGGAAGAAGCGATCGAGGGCGCCTTCTCGGGCGAGGGCGGCGCCAACGATCTCTACGACCACGCCGTGGCCGTGGTCACCCGCGACCGCAAGGCCTCGACCAGCTACATCCAGCGCCGCCTGCAGATCGGCTACAACCGCGCCGCCTCGCTGATGGAGCGGATGGAAAAGGAAGGCGTCGTCGGCGCCGCCAACCACGCCGGCAAGCGGGAGATTTTGGCCCCGCCACCGCCGCCACTGTGA
- a CDS encoding outer membrane lipoprotein carrier protein LolA — MITRRILLAAGLAAALASPALVTPAWAQGSTAPVPAKLTAEQKALLDKATAYIQGLSSAKGRFVQTDQRGTQTQGTFYLQRPGKARFAYDPPAGLLVVSNGNNVNIFDSRLKTYESYPLSKTPLNLLLAREVRLDRGVVITDIRPLADGFTIVAQDAKRQALGKISLDFSNGPVGLMGWTVTDIKGGQIRVRLSDFAETADLDPKLFVLTDPRRKVGKP, encoded by the coding sequence ATGATCACTCGCCGTATCCTGCTGGCGGCCGGCCTCGCCGCCGCCCTCGCCTCGCCCGCCCTGGTCACCCCCGCCTGGGCCCAGGGCTCGACCGCGCCGGTTCCGGCCAAGCTGACCGCCGAGCAGAAGGCGCTACTGGACAAGGCCACCGCCTATATCCAGGGCCTGTCTTCGGCCAAGGGTCGCTTCGTGCAGACCGATCAGCGCGGAACCCAGACCCAAGGGACCTTCTACCTGCAGCGGCCTGGCAAGGCGCGGTTCGCCTATGATCCGCCGGCGGGCCTGCTGGTCGTCAGCAACGGCAATAACGTCAACATCTTCGACAGCCGGCTGAAGACGTACGAGAGCTATCCGCTCAGCAAGACGCCGCTGAACCTGCTGCTGGCCCGCGAGGTTCGCCTGGATCGCGGCGTGGTCATCACCGATATCCGGCCGCTGGCCGACGGCTTCACGATCGTGGCGCAAGACGCCAAGCGCCAGGCGCTGGGCAAGATCTCGTTGGACTTCTCGAACGGCCCCGTCGGCCTGATGGGCTGGACGGTCACCGACATCAAGGGCGGCCAAATCCGCGTGCGCCTCAGCGACTTCGCCGAAACCGCCGATCTCGACCCCAAACTGTTCGTCTTGACCGACCCGCGTCGCAAGGTCGGCAAGCCCTAG
- a CDS encoding exodeoxyribonuclease III produces MRLRIATWNVNSVRLRAEQAARFVDEQAPDVLCMQEIKCQEGEFPREAFEAMGLPHLKIAGQKGWHGVAIASRLPIEDVPTLMTCREGHARCVAVKVAGVEIQNFYIPAGGDTPDRVANPKFDHKLDFYETLTAALTRRDPKDPLIVTGDLNIAPGENDVWSHRQMLKVVSHTPPELEAFDALIRSMDLLDLPRLATPEPQKLFSWWSYRAADFRKSNRGLRLDHILASPGLRDAAILDGKVSSRVHDDVREWERPSDHAPVTADLKV; encoded by the coding sequence ATGCGCCTCCGTATCGCCACCTGGAACGTCAATTCCGTCCGCCTTCGCGCCGAACAGGCCGCTCGCTTCGTCGACGAACAGGCTCCGGACGTCCTCTGCATGCAGGAGATCAAGTGCCAGGAGGGCGAGTTTCCGCGTGAGGCCTTCGAGGCCATGGGCCTGCCGCATCTGAAGATCGCCGGCCAGAAAGGCTGGCACGGGGTGGCCATCGCCTCGCGCCTGCCGATCGAGGACGTTCCCACCCTGATGACCTGCCGCGAGGGCCATGCCCGCTGCGTGGCGGTCAAGGTGGCCGGGGTCGAGATCCAGAACTTCTACATTCCAGCCGGCGGCGACACCCCCGACCGTGTCGCCAATCCGAAGTTCGACCACAAGCTCGACTTCTACGAGACCCTGACCGCCGCGCTGACGCGGCGCGACCCCAAGGACCCGCTGATCGTCACCGGCGACTTGAACATCGCGCCCGGCGAGAACGACGTCTGGAGCCACCGCCAGATGCTGAAGGTGGTCAGCCATACGCCGCCGGAGTTGGAAGCCTTCGACGCACTGATCAGGTCGATGGACCTCTTGGACCTGCCGCGCCTGGCGACGCCGGAGCCGCAGAAGCTGTTTTCCTGGTGGAGCTATCGCGCCGCTGATTTCCGCAAGTCCAACCGCGGCCTGCGCCTGGACCACATCCTGGCCAGCCCCGGCCTGCGCGATGCGGCGATCCTGGACGGCAAGGTCTCCTCGCGAGTCCACGATGACGTGCGCGAATGGGAGCGCCCCAGCGATCACGCGCCGGTCACGGCCGACCTGAAGGTCTGA
- the mutM gene encoding bifunctional DNA-formamidopyrimidine glycosylase/DNA-(apurinic or apyrimidinic site) lyase — protein MPELPEVETVRRGLEPVLSGARLSSVRANRPDLRFPLPDGFVQRLTGARILRLDRRAKYILAPLDRGDTLVMHLGMTGRFEIAAPEGTVRPGDFAREITPDDKHAHVVFQTEDGATVTYFDPRRFGFMDLIPTDRVSHHAWFAAMGPEPLGEGFDARTLEKAFANRKQGPKTLLLDQRTVAGLGNIYVCEALHRSGISPFKPSGNIAKKRLTPLTAAIKDVLAEAVEVGGSTLKDFAAADGALGYFQHRFRVYDREGQPCPTPGCKGVIAREVQAGRSTFFCPVCQV, from the coding sequence GTGCCCGAATTGCCCGAAGTCGAGACCGTCCGCCGGGGCCTGGAGCCCGTCTTGTCCGGGGCGCGTCTTTCCAGCGTCCGCGCCAACCGGCCCGACCTGCGCTTCCCGCTGCCCGACGGCTTCGTGCAGCGACTGACCGGCGCGCGGATCCTGCGGCTGGATCGCCGCGCCAAGTACATCCTGGCGCCGCTCGACCGGGGCGACACCCTGGTGATGCACCTGGGCATGACCGGCCGCTTCGAGATCGCCGCGCCGGAGGGAACGGTTCGTCCCGGCGACTTCGCTCGCGAGATCACGCCCGACGACAAGCATGCCCATGTCGTGTTCCAGACCGAGGACGGCGCGACGGTCACCTATTTCGACCCGCGCCGCTTCGGCTTCATGGACCTGATCCCGACAGATCGCGTCAGCCACCATGCCTGGTTCGCCGCCATGGGCCCCGAGCCGCTGGGTGAGGGTTTCGACGCCCGCACGTTGGAAAAGGCCTTCGCCAATCGCAAGCAGGGGCCCAAGACCCTGCTTCTGGACCAGCGCACCGTCGCCGGCCTGGGCAACATCTATGTCTGTGAGGCCCTGCACCGGTCCGGCATCTCGCCCTTCAAGCCGTCTGGAAACATCGCGAAGAAGCGGCTGACTCCGCTCACCGCCGCGATCAAGGACGTTCTGGCGGAGGCGGTCGAGGTCGGGGGCTCCACCTTGAAGGACTTCGCCGCCGCTGATGGCGCGCTGGGCTATTTCCAGCATCGGTTCCGCGTCTACGACCGCGAGGGACAGCCCTGCCCGACCCCAGGGTGCAAGGGCGTGATCGCTCGGGAGGTCCAGGCGGGACGTTCAACCTTCTTCTGTCCGGTCTGTCAGGTCTGA
- a CDS encoding class I SAM-dependent methyltransferase, with protein sequence MSNTSASFGFKDVDASLKAGLVRGVFDRVAKNYDIMNDLMSGGVHRLWKDAVAARLNPQPGEVIIDCAGGTGDMARRFAKMARKAQERRGGPDATINIVDYNAEMIMAGIERGGEPEITWTVGDAQRLPLPDAYADAYVISFGIRNVTDINAALREARRVLKPGGRFLCLEFSRPVTEPLAKAYDAYSFKVIPQVGEWVAKDREAYQYLVESIRRFPDQRTFAGMIEAAGFKRVTFTNFTGGVAALHQGWAI encoded by the coding sequence ATGAGCAACACCTCCGCCAGCTTCGGTTTCAAGGATGTCGACGCCTCGCTGAAGGCGGGCCTGGTCCGCGGGGTCTTCGACCGCGTCGCCAAGAACTACGACATCATGAACGACCTGATGAGCGGCGGCGTCCACCGGCTGTGGAAGGACGCGGTGGCCGCACGCCTCAATCCGCAGCCCGGCGAGGTGATCATCGACTGCGCCGGCGGCACCGGTGATATGGCGCGGCGCTTCGCCAAGATGGCGCGCAAGGCCCAGGAACGCCGGGGCGGCCCCGACGCGACGATCAACATCGTCGACTACAACGCCGAAATGATCATGGCCGGCATCGAGCGGGGCGGCGAGCCGGAGATCACCTGGACCGTCGGCGACGCCCAGCGCCTGCCGCTGCCGGACGCCTATGCCGACGCCTATGTGATCTCGTTCGGCATCCGCAACGTGACCGACATCAACGCGGCCCTGCGCGAAGCCCGGCGCGTGCTCAAGCCGGGCGGCCGGTTCCTGTGCCTGGAATTCTCGCGGCCGGTCACCGAGCCTTTGGCCAAAGCCTATGACGCCTACAGCTTCAAGGTCATTCCGCAGGTCGGCGAGTGGGTCGCCAAGGACCGCGAGGCCTACCAGTATCTCGTCGAGAGCATCCGGCGCTTCCCCGATCAGCGGACCTTCGCGGGCATGATCGAGGCCGCCGGATTCAAGCGCGTGACCTTCACCAATTTCACCGGCGGCGTTGCGGCCCTGCACCAGGGCTGGGCGATCTAG